The following are from one region of the Carnobacterium gallinarum DSM 4847 genome:
- a CDS encoding class A sortase gives MKRPNKKEDKKKSNAKSKIINIVAILLLIIGLFLIFLNPIKNWLVETMSASNNVSNVTAAEIKKNNTRDGDFDFDKVVDLDASNIIRARLYQADMAVVGGIAVPDVKINLPITRGISNYNLAVGAGTMKPDQVMGEGNYALAGHNMIDKGLLFSPLDKLNMGDEIYLTDLEYIYVYKTSFIETVNPDRVDLIDDVEGKKLVTLVTCNPDGSKRLVIQGEFEKKVPMKKATKAMKAAFDLEKNT, from the coding sequence ATGAAACGACCTAATAAAAAAGAAGATAAAAAGAAAAGTAATGCAAAAAGTAAGATAATTAACATTGTGGCAATACTGCTTTTAATCATAGGTTTATTTCTAATCTTTTTAAACCCTATTAAGAATTGGTTAGTAGAAACAATGTCAGCCAGTAATAATGTATCTAATGTAACGGCTGCTGAGATTAAGAAGAATAATACACGTGATGGCGATTTTGATTTTGATAAAGTTGTTGATTTAGATGCTAGTAATATTATTCGTGCTCGTTTATATCAAGCAGATATGGCAGTTGTTGGTGGAATTGCAGTTCCAGATGTCAAAATTAATTTGCCAATTACAAGAGGCATTTCTAATTATAACTTAGCTGTCGGAGCAGGAACTATGAAACCAGATCAAGTGATGGGCGAGGGCAATTACGCTTTAGCTGGTCACAATATGATTGACAAAGGCTTGTTATTTAGTCCATTAGATAAACTAAATATGGGCGATGAAATCTATCTAACTGATTTAGAATACATCTATGTTTATAAAACAAGTTTTATAGAAACTGTTAATCCTGATCGAGTAGATTTAATTGACGATGTTGAAGGGAAAAAGCTAGTAACGTTAGTAACCTGTAATCCAGATGGATCAAAACGTTTAGTTATTCAGGGAGAATTTGAGAAAAAAGTACCAATGAAAAAAGCAACAAAAGCAATGAAAGCGGCTTTTGATCTTGAAAAAAACACGTAA